The genome window TGCAAGAAAGACACCATCAGTTCCAGCATGCTGAATGCTGTGGTGCCTAACACGCTCAAGGGTGCAGCCACATACCAGGCGTACCAGACGGGCGAACTCGCGGCTGCAACAGCGATCCCCAAAATGGCCAGCAATACCAAGTGGCCGGCGACCATGTTAGCCAGCAAGCGCACAGCCAATACGCCGTGCTTGATGAACAGTCCACCGACTTCGATGAGGAACAACAGCGGAACCACGAAGATCGCAATGTAGAGCGGCAATCCCAGCTTCGGCACCTGATTCTTCCAATAACCCACGATGCCCAGTTGTTTGCTTCCCATCACGAGTCCCGCGAAAAAAGTCACGCAGGCCATCGCGATCGTCATACCGAACGCCGCGGTCGGGTTGCCCAGCCACGGGATCATGCCAAGCAGGTTGCAGAATAAAACGAAAAAGAACATCGTCCACAACAGCGGGACGAACTTGTGGGCGTCGTGGTGGCCGATCGCCGGCTCGGCGATTTGCTCCTTCATGTAAATGAGCGCCGCCTCGAACATGTTGGCGATGCGCCCTTTCGCTCTCCGACCACCGGAAATGCGTCCGGCGAGCCAGGAGAAGAGCAGCACCATGAACACGGCGACAACTAATTCCAAGATCATGAACTTGGAAATTGCGACGCCGCCGCCCTCGCTAAACGGAACCTTCGTGTACAGATTTTTCAGCGTCCCGAACGGCTGCGGGATGATGATCTTGCCGGCCAGGTCGTGATTGAATTCGTCGAGCGTCGCGTCCGGGTGCGCTTTGCGCAGAAATGGCTGCACGTCGCCCAGTGTTTCGTAGGGATGCGGATAGAGGAACTTCGGCACTTCGAAGAAGTACGAGTCCTTGATGTGCAGCACGGGATCAGCCATGGCGCACCTCGCTTGGGTTCGTCGGCGAAATCATGCGCACCGCCAGCCAGGTTTCGACAAGCAGCGCGGGCAGATAGATGCCCAGCACGCAGCCAAAGAATCGCGCCTCGGCGAGCGCGGGATTAAGCCGCTCCAAGGCGATGGCCCCGATCAACGGGAAGGCCAGGCGGACAAGTTGTGCGGCGAGACCATAGTGAATGGCCTGGCGATCACGCTGGGCCAGGTTGGAAATCCAAAGCGCGGCGAACATGCCGACGGCAACCAACAAGCCCGCGGCCAAAGCGGCGTTCACGCCCGGGGCGGCAAAGCGATTGCCATTGACCAATGCGGCGATGGCCGTGAAGACGACCAGTGCAACCGCCATTAGGAGCGCGCATGACCGCAGGCTGGAGAGGCCTCGCGGGGGCTGTATGGCCGAGTCAGTCACGGTCGTTGCTCGTCTGTCTCTTCGTCTCGAAAGCTGTGCTTCTCGCTCAGCTCCCGAGCATGGGACCGGGTCATCAGCAACAAGTGCCAGATGCCCAAGGTGATGCCGAGGCCAAAACCAGTTAAAGCGAGGAATTGCGTTCCCAGTTGCCC of Planctomycetia bacterium contains these proteins:
- the atpB gene encoding F0F1 ATP synthase subunit A; the protein is MADPVLHIKDSYFFEVPKFLYPHPYETLGDVQPFLRKAHPDATLDEFNHDLAGKIIIPQPFGTLKNLYTKVPFSEGGGVAISKFMILELVVAVFMVLLFSWLAGRISGGRRAKGRIANMFEAALIYMKEQIAEPAIGHHDAHKFVPLLWTMFFFVLFCNLLGMIPWLGNPTAAFGMTIAMACVTFFAGLVMGSKQLGIVGYWKNQVPKLGLPLYIAIFVVPLLFLIEVGGLFIKHGVLAVRLLANMVAGHLVLLAILGIAVAAASSPVWYAWYVAAPLSVLGTTAFSMLELMVSFLQAYVFTYLSALFIGAAVHHH